In Equus asinus isolate D_3611 breed Donkey chromosome 13, EquAss-T2T_v2, whole genome shotgun sequence, one DNA window encodes the following:
- the ARHGDIA gene encoding rho GDP-dissociation inhibitor 1, producing MAEQEPTAEQLAQIAAENEEDEHSVNYKPPAQKSIQEIQELDKDDESLRKYKEALLGRVAVSTDPNVPNVVVTRLTLVCSTAPGPLELDLTGDLESFKKQSFVLKEGVEYRIKISFRVNREIVSGMKYIQHTYRKGVKIDKTDYMVGSYGPRAEEYEFLTPMEEAPKGMLARGSYNIKSRFTDDDKTDHLSWEWNLTIKKEWKD from the exons ATGGCCGAGCAGGAACCCACAGCAGAGCAGCTGGCACAGATTGCAGCTGAAAACGAGGAAGATGAGCATTCAGTCAACTACAAGCCCCCAGCTCAGAAGAGCATCCAGGAGATCCAGGAGCTGGACAAGGACGATGAGAGTCTGCGCAAGTACAAGGAGGCTCTGCTGGGCCGCGTGGCCGTGTCTACTG ACCCCAATGTCCCCAATGTTGTCGTGACCCGCTTGACCCTGGTGTGTAGCACCGCCCCAGGCCCCCTGGAGCTTGATCTGACAG GCGATCTGGAGAGCTTCAAGAAGCAGTCATTTGTGCTGAAGGAAGGCGTGGAATACAGGATAAAAATTTCTTTCCGG GTGAACCGAGAGATCGTGTCTGGCATGAAGTATATCCAGCACACATACAGGAAAGGCGTCAAGA TTGACAAGACCGACTACATGGTGGGGAGTTATGGGCCACGGGCAGAGGAGTATGAGTTCCTGACCCCCATGGAGGAGGCGCCCAAAGGCATGCTGGCTCGTGGCAGCTACAACATCAAGTCGCGCTTCACAGATGACGACAAGACTGACCACCTGTCCTGGGAGTGGAACCTCACCATCAAAAAGGAGTGGAAGGACTGA
- the P4HB gene encoding protein disulfide-isomerase, producing the protein MLRRALLCLALAALVRAGAAAPEEEDHVLVLHKGNFEEALAAHKYLLVEFYAPWCGHCKALAPEYAKAAGKLKAEGSEIRLAKVDATEESDLAQQYGVRGYPTIKFFKNGDTASPKEYTAGREAEDIVNWLKKRTGPAATTLPDGAAAEALVESSEVTVIGFFKDVESDFAKQFLLAAEAIDDIPFGITSSSDVFSKYQLDKDGVVLFKKFDEGRNNFEGEITKEKLLDFVKHNQLPLVIEFTEQTAPKIFGGEIKTHILLFLPKSVSDYDGKLSNFKKAAESFKGKILFIFIDSDHTDNQRILEFFGLKKEECPAVRLITLEEEMTKYKPESDELTAEKITEFCHRFLEGKIKPHLMSQELPEDWDKQPVKVLVGKNFEEVAFDEKKNVFVEFYAPWCGHCKQLAPIWDKLGETYKDHENIVIAKMDSTANEVEAVKVHSFPTLKFFPASADRTVIDYNGERTLDGFKKFLESGGQDGAGDDDDLEDLEEAEEPDLEEDDDQKAVKDEL; encoded by the exons ATGCTGCGCCGCGCTCTGCTCTGCCTGGCTCTGGCCGCGCTGGTCCGCGCGGGCGCCGCCGCCCCCGAGGAGGAGGACCACGTCCTGGTGCTCCACAAGGGCAACTTCGAGGAGGCGCTGGCGGCCCACAAGTACCTGCTGGTGGAGTTCT atgCCCCTTGGTGTGGCCACTGCAAGGCTTTGGCCCCCGAGTATGCCAAAGCAGCTGGGAAGCTGAAGGCAGAAGGTTCTGAGATCAGATTAGCGAAGGTAGACGCCACTGAAGAGTCTGATCTGGCCCAGCAGTATGGTGTCCGTGGCTACCCTACGATCAAGTTCTTCAAGAACGGAGACACGGCTTCCCCCAAAGAGTACACAG CTGGCAGAGAAGCTGAGGACATcgtgaactggctgaagaagcgCACAGGCCCTGCCGCCACCACGTTGCCTGACGGGGCCGCCGCAGAGGCCTTGGTGGAGTCCAGTGAGGTGACGGTCATTGGCTTCTTCAAG GACGTGGAGTCAGACTTTGCCAAGCAATTCTTGCTGGCCGCTGAGGCCATCGATGACATACCCTTTGGGATCACGTCCAGTAGTGATGTGTTCTCCAAGTACCAGCTGGACAAGGACGGGGTCGTTCTCTTTAAGAAG TTTGACGAGGGCCGGAACAACTTTGAGGGGGAGATCACCAAGGAGAAGCTGCTGGACTTCGTCAAGCACAACCAGCTGCCACTGGTCATCGAGTTCACGGAGCAG ACAGCCCCCAAGATTTTCGGAGGTGAAATCAAGACACACATCCTGCTGTTCCTGCCGAAGAGCGTGTCTGACTATGACGGGAAACTGAGCAACTTCAAGAAAGCCGCCGAGAGCTTTAAGGGCAAG ATCCTGTTTATCTTCATCGACAGCGACCACACCGACAACCAGCGCATCCTCGAGTTTTTCGGCCTGAAGAAGGAGGAGTGCCCTGCCGTGCGCCTCATCACCCTGGAGGAGGAGATGACCAAGTACAAGCCGGAGTCGGACGAGCTGACAGCAGAGAAGATCACAGAGTTCTGCCACCGCTTCCTAGAGGGCAAGATCAAG ccccacctGATGAGCCAGGAGCTACCTGAGGACTGGGACAAACAGCCTGTCAAAGTGCTGGTCGGGAAGAACTTTGAAGAGGTTGCTTTTGATGAGAAAAAGAATGTCTTTGTGGAATTCT ACGCCCCGTGGTGCGGTCACTGCAAACAGTTAGCTCCCATTTGGGATAAGCTGGGAGAGACGTACAAGGACCATGAAAATATCGTCATCGCCAAGATGGACTCGACGGCCAACGAGGTGGAGGCGGTCAAAGTGCACAGCTTCCCCACACTCAAGTTCTTCCCTGCCAGCGCGGACAGGACG gTCATCGATTACAACGGGGAGCGGACGCTAGACGGCTTTAAGAAGTTCCTGGAGAGCGGTGGCCAGGACGGGGCAGGGGATGACGAC GATCTAGAAGATCTAGAAGAAGCCGAAGAGCCCGACCTCGAGGAAGATGATGATCAAAAAGCTGTGAAAGATGAACTGTAA